The proteins below come from a single Limosilactobacillus reuteri genomic window:
- a CDS encoding DUF4811 domain-containing protein → MVIILTFLGALTFFACMMFIRQKSLRIILATLTGIIFVGSTLLMTLNYSHHFGMQKVTTTTTKRIYSASNSSMPLAIYQPVGKSGRDDVYIYNTKVKQKTPYHTQANEYTTSRIKWTNGSTPQLVTTETRWQYRNNFYKVLYAWSGMNNALVKRTNVLEYPRMYVKLTTSQADKLARVAKSATGAKLQAQAAEQGRAFVTSKVQAAMAKNPNMTAKQIQEVSAQAEQEFQAQSIQQILKQVK, encoded by the coding sequence ATGGTTATTATTTTAACTTTTCTAGGAGCACTCACCTTTTTTGCTTGCATGATGTTTATTCGGCAAAAAAGCCTGCGAATTATTTTAGCTACACTCACGGGAATTATCTTTGTGGGCTCAACTCTTTTGATGACACTAAATTACAGTCACCATTTTGGAATGCAAAAAGTTACGACAACAACCACCAAGCGGATTTACTCTGCTTCAAATTCCTCAATGCCCCTGGCAATTTATCAACCGGTTGGTAAAAGCGGCCGCGATGATGTTTATATTTATAACACCAAAGTTAAACAAAAAACGCCTTACCATACCCAAGCAAACGAATACACCACTAGTCGAATTAAATGGACTAATGGTTCTACCCCTCAGCTCGTAACAACTGAGACGCGCTGGCAATATCGTAATAATTTTTATAAAGTCCTATATGCATGGTCAGGAATGAACAATGCATTAGTTAAGCGAACTAACGTGTTAGAATATCCACGAATGTATGTTAAACTCACAACGAGTCAGGCAGATAAACTTGCCAGAGTTGCTAAATCTGCTACGGGTGCCAAATTACAAGCACAAGCAGCAGAACAAGGACGCGCTTTTGTTACATCAAAGGTTCAAGCAGCAATGGCTAAGAATCCTAACATGACTGCTAAACAAATTCAAGAAGTATCAGCACAAGCAGAACAAGAATTTCAGGCCCAAAGCATTCAACAAATTTTAAAACAAGTTAAGTAA
- a CDS encoding RluA family pseudouridine synthase gives MENTWIYRGTEPIKIKKYLQSLGMGHRLFNDLKNGEGEFLVDHRKVRPTTQILPNQPLTIKAQPELADDTVGISNEPLNVIYEDDNWLVIDKPAGVTSIPGPTVQNDTVLNRVKGYLIANNSVDLRPHLITRLDRFTGGLLLVAKHHIASSMISQQVQQHQMLKEYTALVEGQVMDEHGEINKPIGRKDGQAARVIDENGQRALTEYWVEERGAKWTRVRVRLHTGRTHQIRVHFAAIGHSLIGDHLYGGDTSKYDHQLLHASKISFNDPFTLKQMTFTSELPPVFLN, from the coding sequence ATGGAAAATACGTGGATATACCGAGGAACCGAACCGATTAAAATAAAGAAGTATCTTCAGTCATTAGGGATGGGGCATCGTTTATTTAACGATCTTAAAAACGGTGAAGGGGAATTCCTTGTTGATCATCGGAAGGTACGGCCAACAACCCAGATTCTTCCTAATCAACCTTTAACCATTAAGGCTCAGCCAGAGTTAGCTGATGATACTGTTGGAATTAGTAATGAGCCCTTAAATGTTATTTATGAAGATGATAATTGGTTGGTAATAGATAAGCCAGCAGGTGTGACTTCTATCCCAGGACCAACTGTTCAAAATGATACAGTTTTAAATCGGGTAAAGGGATACTTAATCGCAAATAATTCTGTAGATCTCCGCCCTCATTTAATTACACGACTGGATCGCTTTACGGGGGGACTACTTCTTGTCGCTAAGCATCATATTGCCTCCAGTATGATCAGTCAGCAAGTGCAGCAACATCAAATGCTGAAGGAATATACCGCTTTAGTAGAAGGACAGGTTATGGACGAGCATGGCGAGATTAACAAGCCGATTGGAAGAAAGGATGGGCAGGCTGCACGGGTAATTGACGAGAATGGGCAACGAGCTTTGACCGAGTATTGGGTTGAAGAACGAGGCGCAAAATGGACACGAGTGCGGGTAAGACTTCACACTGGACGCACACACCAGATCAGGGTTCACTTTGCTGCTATTGGTCATTCCCTAATTGGTGACCATCTTTATGGCGGCGATACTAGTAAATATGATCATCAGTTGCTTCATGCAAGTAAAATTAGCTTTAACGATCCCTTCACCCTTAAACAAATGACATTTACCTCAGAATTGCCACCAGTATTTTTGAATTAG
- the mprF gene encoding bifunctional lysylphosphatidylglycerol flippase/synthetase MprF, with amino-acid sequence MQQLGKRLLNWWSKYSKIIKVVFVTSVLVFVILALGNFFKTVKWHEVGVGLANLSWKSIILLLITGCIAVIPMLGYDFAITHLLPGKFKKSYIIRCGWITNTLTNIAGFGGILGSTLRAYFYRKNATKKEILLAISKIAVFSLSGLSVLCWVALIIMFVFHDGGHFNQYALWLVGGGLYFPIVFYFTVIHNSKIFKDITPKVGTFLVTSSTCEWLFVALFFLLVGWCLGVRHSLISVLPLYVVAQVLGVLSMIPGALGSFDLLMMLELSLLGVSQTTSVIWLLLFRIFYYIVPLIIAGFMFLHSLASQVNQFFDGLPLLMVRKLAYYLITTFMYVSGILMLITASIPDITAQNKIIANLYPYTFFFLHQLTTILFALAMLACARGLQSKVKKAYLPTLILLVIGIANTIWNLGTLSLTIYLVIVLILVLLSRHVLYRKKLEYSIGKFAIDSLIFAGACILYVIVGVINAPQYSSKHHIPDFLFFPGEKIWISGLFGLILGLLLIFVILRYFMAGTDPFNIPNVFDAERIRNVIKEYGGNETSHLAFLKDKSIYYYSVDDHDKLFFMYRRKYDRLVVMGDPVGDKDSWRPALRQFVLEADKYGYQLVFYEVSSDMTMLLHEFGFDFIKTGETGLVKLADFTLAGKRQRSQRALMHKFDREGYTFSVEKPPFSKELMQEMKQVSDSWLGNETEKGFSLGFFDSYYINQAPVGIIRDKDGKMVAFATFMPTGGKKILTIDLMRHSKDAPSGIMDKIFISMFQYGQENSYTYFDLGMAPLSNVGEYQFSFIEEKAAHFIYEYGYHLYGFQGLRRYKDKYATVWYSRYTAFRKKNSIIATMMILVSVVNQRVDQQNHRSIFWWLIK; translated from the coding sequence ATGCAGCAGTTGGGCAAGCGCCTATTAAACTGGTGGTCTAAGTATTCAAAAATCATAAAAGTAGTGTTTGTAACCTCAGTCCTAGTCTTTGTTATTCTCGCGTTAGGTAACTTTTTTAAAACAGTTAAATGGCATGAAGTAGGAGTTGGTTTAGCAAACCTGTCTTGGAAAAGTATCATCCTGCTACTAATTACGGGATGCATCGCAGTCATCCCTATGTTGGGGTATGATTTTGCAATCACTCATTTATTACCCGGGAAATTTAAGAAATCATATATTATCCGCTGTGGATGGATTACTAACACTTTAACAAATATTGCCGGATTTGGCGGAATTCTTGGTTCTACTTTACGAGCATACTTCTATCGAAAGAACGCAACTAAGAAAGAGATTCTACTTGCCATCTCTAAAATCGCTGTTTTCTCACTCTCTGGTTTATCTGTTCTTTGTTGGGTAGCTTTGATCATCATGTTTGTGTTTCACGATGGCGGCCACTTCAACCAATACGCACTTTGGCTTGTGGGGGGCGGATTATATTTTCCAATCGTTTTTTATTTTACTGTTATTCATAATAGTAAAATATTTAAGGATATCACGCCCAAAGTAGGGACCTTTTTAGTCACCAGTTCAACTTGTGAATGGCTATTTGTAGCACTTTTTTTCTTACTAGTCGGTTGGTGCTTAGGCGTTCGGCATAGCCTTATTAGCGTTCTGCCATTATACGTTGTTGCCCAAGTTCTCGGGGTTCTTTCAATGATTCCGGGGGCACTTGGTTCGTTTGACCTTTTAATGATGTTAGAACTGTCATTACTTGGCGTTTCCCAAACTACCTCTGTTATTTGGTTATTACTATTCCGAATTTTTTACTACATCGTTCCATTAATTATTGCCGGATTCATGTTCTTGCACTCTCTGGCATCCCAAGTTAACCAGTTTTTCGACGGATTACCATTGCTAATGGTCCGCAAACTTGCTTACTATTTAATTACAACGTTTATGTATGTTTCTGGGATTCTGATGCTTATTACTGCTTCAATTCCAGACATCACAGCACAAAATAAGATTATCGCGAACCTTTATCCCTATACCTTCTTCTTCCTCCACCAATTGACAACCATCTTATTTGCACTGGCTATGCTTGCCTGTGCTCGCGGTCTTCAATCAAAGGTGAAAAAGGCATACCTTCCTACTTTAATATTATTGGTAATTGGAATTGCTAATACCATTTGGAACCTGGGAACATTGAGCTTAACAATTTACCTCGTCATTGTTTTGATACTTGTTTTACTCTCTCGCCATGTGTTATACCGGAAGAAATTGGAATATTCAATTGGAAAATTCGCAATTGATAGTCTTATCTTTGCTGGGGCATGTATCCTCTATGTAATTGTCGGGGTTATTAATGCTCCTCAATATTCCAGTAAGCACCACATCCCTGATTTTCTATTTTTCCCTGGTGAAAAGATTTGGATTTCCGGACTTTTCGGATTAATCCTCGGCCTCTTATTAATTTTCGTTATTCTGCGCTACTTTATGGCCGGGACTGATCCTTTCAATATTCCAAACGTATTTGATGCTGAACGGATCCGCAATGTTATTAAAGAATATGGAGGAAATGAAACTAGTCACCTCGCCTTCTTAAAAGATAAAAGTATCTATTATTACAGTGTTGACGATCATGATAAGCTCTTTTTCATGTATCGCCGTAAATATGATCGCTTGGTCGTAATGGGCGATCCAGTTGGAGATAAGGATAGTTGGCGACCAGCTCTTCGACAATTTGTCTTAGAAGCTGATAAGTATGGCTATCAGCTTGTCTTTTATGAAGTCTCCAGCGATATGACAATGCTTCTTCATGAATTTGGCTTCGACTTTATTAAAACCGGTGAAACTGGCCTTGTTAAGCTGGCAGACTTTACGCTTGCTGGTAAGCGACAACGATCACAACGAGCATTGATGCATAAATTTGATCGTGAAGGCTATACCTTCTCTGTTGAAAAGCCACCATTTAGTAAAGAATTAATGCAAGAGATGAAACAAGTCTCCGATAGCTGGTTAGGAAACGAAACAGAAAAAGGATTCTCTCTCGGTTTCTTTGACTCCTACTACATTAATCAAGCACCTGTTGGCATTATCCGTGATAAAGACGGCAAAATGGTCGCCTTTGCAACGTTTATGCCGACAGGGGGTAAAAAGATTTTAACAATTGACCTCATGCGTCATAGTAAAGATGCCCCTTCTGGAATCATGGATAAAATTTTCATTAGTATGTTCCAGTACGGGCAGGAAAACAGTTATACCTACTTTGATCTCGGAATGGCACCTCTTTCGAATGTTGGTGAATATCAATTTAGCTTTATTGAAGAAAAAGCTGCACACTTCATCTATGAATATGGATATCATTTGTATGGCTTTCAAGGATTACGGCGATACAAAGATAAATATGCGACAGTTTGGTATTCACGTTATACTGCCTTCCGCAAGAAGAATTCAATCATTGCCACAATGATGATTCTAGTTAGTGTCGTTAACCAACGTGTTGATCAGCAAAACCACCGTTCAATCTTCTGGTGGTTGATTAAATAA
- a CDS encoding DJ-1 family glyoxalase III, producing MAKVAVVFAPGCEEVEGLTIVDVLRRMRIETTMVGLEDLHVPGAHGIELTCDEVMSDRLLNYDVVAFPGGRGGAQKLRDNDKLMKLMQKRNAENKWDAAMCAAPIALARYGLLDNHNYTCFPGINEEIAKVAPTANFKEDITVVDNDGKIITSRGPATALAFAYQIAEVLGYNTDKIKHEMLYDYLMDQK from the coding sequence TTGGCTAAAGTTGCTGTAGTGTTTGCACCAGGTTGTGAAGAAGTTGAAGGACTTACAATTGTGGACGTTCTCCGGCGAATGAGGATTGAAACCACAATGGTCGGATTAGAGGATCTTCATGTTCCTGGCGCTCATGGAATTGAATTAACTTGTGATGAGGTAATGAGTGATCGGCTCCTCAATTATGATGTGGTGGCCTTTCCTGGTGGTCGCGGGGGTGCCCAAAAGCTTCGCGATAATGATAAGTTGATGAAATTGATGCAAAAACGCAATGCAGAAAATAAGTGGGATGCCGCAATGTGTGCTGCTCCGATTGCCTTGGCTCGGTATGGGTTGCTTGATAATCATAACTATACTTGCTTCCCGGGAATTAACGAGGAAATTGCTAAGGTTGCCCCAACAGCAAATTTTAAAGAGGATATTACGGTTGTTGATAATGATGGAAAAATCATTACCAGTCGTGGACCTGCAACTGCCTTAGCCTTTGCTTATCAGATTGCAGAGGTATTAGGATACAACACTGATAAGATTAAGCATGAGATGCTATATGATTATTTAATGGATCAAAAATAG